The genomic region GAACTTAATAGTCCAGCGGAACCATCCGACCGTAGTAACGGCTACACGCAACGCTTATTACAGTACCTTGATTGGCTGGGCAGTCGCGTTCATCAGAGCCGTCGGCGCAATCACGGGATCCGTCACACCTCCACCTTTTGGGCAAGCATCGGTTCTCGTTTTCGCAGCGGAATTCTTCCTCGCGGCATCGACTGCAGGCGAATTCGTCGTCTCCCTGGCTGCAATCTTGCCGGCCGTCGCAAACCCACCGTTCGGGAATGCACGTGTTGTCGTTGCTGCAACGGTACTCGTTCGGCAGGCATTCACCTTCGGGAGCTATGCAATCCGAATGTGCGTTTGAGTGTGGGAAAAGAGATTTCCGGCCAAGCGGAATCGAAGGAAAAGTAAATAACAAATGATATGTTAACAATGTTTGTAACGGTTTGcataaaattgtttgtgtttCGTTACTTGTTGAAGCTAGATTCAAACAGACATCCGGGTCGTTGGACTGTGGGAATTGATCGCACTCAAGGACTGATGCCAACGTTAGAGCAGACAGGACGTAACTGGAACAATCTTCGGCAATAGCTGCAATGTTATCAATAGATTTGAATggttaaatttgtttttgtatcTAAATATGAATTTAAATACCGCGGCAGAATTGACGGCATGGAGGTAAACTAATTCCGCTACCACGGCACGGTGGTTCCAGGACGGCGCAAGCGTATTGTTGCACTCGAGGATGGCTGGACATTTTAATCAAAATTATTGAACAAAATTCTGGAAGTGTGAAATAGAAATGATTACCATTCAGATTCGGCGATGATTTCGAAATATGGAACGCTGAAATTGCGTTCGGATTCCGTCGTGTCGCCCACCCAATTCGGAAGGATCGTTTCCGAGTAAGGTAAAACTCCGCGACAGAACGGCAATTGGCGGCGGATGCATTGCGGAGAAGCCGGAGCGGAATGCAGGGAAACAATGGACGGAAATTGTTCGGTGGATGTGGAAGGAACAGTCGGTTTCGAAGTGCGGACGCGATTTTCCGGCAGTAGTAGCGCCATGTTGCCCAGATCTTGCATTTGAGCGAATTCCGTGGCTTCTTCCAGTTCCGCCGGTGCTTCCCATTTCACAATTTCGACTGGAACTTGGCTGACTTCTTCTGGCAATTGACTAACAGATGGAACGTTGCTCGCCGTTCTGACAGTCGTAGTCGTCACTGCAACGATGGGGTTCTTCTTTTCGACGGATGCCACCGATTGCTGCGCATCTACCGGTGATTTTCCATCGACAATGAATCGATCTTGAACTTCGTCTTCCGTATTGACCGCAGGAATAGCAACGCTTCCATCAATGGGCTTCCAGGGCGCCGTATCAACGGCCGGAATTGCGTCTACCGGTTTTGCGGGCACCGTTTCCGACAGAGCTTCCGTTTGCGAGTCTGTCGATTGTTCCTGTTCGTAATCGAGATCCTCTTTCGTTTGAACAGGAACGAAACCACTCGTATCCGGTTCCGGAACGGCAATAACAACAGGATCTGGAAGAGGAACTGGAACGGTGGTCGTCGATTCCTTTGTCCGCTCTGAACTGACATCGGCCACCGTCGTAGAAATAGTAGATGGGACTGATCTGATGGTCGTCGTAGATTCCGGCAGTAAAACAACAGGCGGAGCTGGATCGGTTTGCAATTGACCGGAAGCAGCGTCCGTATTTGCGGCCAATGCGGGCGTCTCGATGATGGCGTCATCATCTGGAACGAACAGcgtcgtttcgtttttgcctCCAATTTCTTGACTATTGGCTTCAATATCAATTGGCGGATTGGCCTCATCTTCTTTGGTTTTGTTTGCGTTGATATTCACCGGCTGGGCGGGAATGGCCGTTGTGCCGGACGAAGGATTCCCAACTGGTTCGTAAGCCGGATATATGGCTTCACCTGTTTTCGacagagaaaaatgaattattttctttgttttgaaattgtcCATAATAGATCAGAGGTGAAACTAACCCTTAACGTGAAATTGAGGTTCGTGTATGCCGACGTCAGGTAACGAGGTGCTGCTAAGTGACAGCTGATCTTTGGTTTCGCTGCTGTCCCATTCGTGACTGTCTTTTAACgagttgattttcttttcttcctctaCAATATTCCAATATTCGTTTTAGCACGTCACGAGTAGAAATGATAAAACGTCATTATCATtaagagaacaaacaaaaaatatgcgTAATAACGGTCATAAACAGGAAAcaaaggaggagaaaaaagagaatgaaacaGGGGTGGAAAAGATGGAGACAACACTGTTCAATTGATGTCGAACTTTCTCTCGAGTCAACATATACACGAATTGCAGCTGTGGTAAAGAACTAACGACACTCGTCGTATTTATTTTAGCCACTTTTTCGTGATGCTTTTGTGCTTTCTGTTCAAATGGCAGACTGGGTCAATGCCCTACCACAGGCACTCAAAGAGAAAATAGGACGTTAGTCTTTTGTTTGTGTACCTCTGTCTCGTGTCAAAGGTGAAGAATCGAGTGTGCCATTTTGTTGATCGGCATCTGATGTTTGTGCCTGACTGTTGTCCACTCCTGCACGTGTGAAAGTTGAGTGTTAAAATTCACGTACGGATGAAGTCAACTGATTATGAGTTACCGTTGACGACGTAAAAGACGACGAGGAAGATGGCGACGGCGGCGCAAATGACGGCCAAGGCGATGAGGACCCCGCAGAGAAGATCTTTGCCGACGCGGCCGCCTTTGCAGCATCCAGGCCGCTTGCTGTTCCCTCCCGCGTACTGCGGCACAGACTCCACAGAGACCGTGTACAATTCCTGCGAGCTCTGTGTCTCCCaaatagaaatggaaattagATCGCCAGATCATTAGAATAATAGAGAAAGGACGATGGGTGGTAGAACTcgaaaaaagaatcgaaaacgttttaattttctattttgaagaTGTGGGTGTTTGTTCTTGTCGGGGCAAGTGGGTCAAAGATCGAATCTCTcgtcgttttctctctctctttctctccaggttagaaaaaaaaaaaaaaatcggagcAACCCAACCCCTTTGCTCCAGGGAGGACGTTGCCATTTGACTAAAATTGGCCaggagttaaaaaaaaatgtaaaataaaacgTGTTCTTCTTCCCTCCTCctgtgtttgaaaaaaaaagtagtgcAGGAGAGGAATAAAATGAAACTATAGGTGAAAATAACCCCAACGTTTAGACCTTTTTagtgaaaatacaaaatgaggATGACACACGTAACAATGGCGGTTATACACGCACATGAGTTCTTGTGGCCTGGAGGGGGGTAAATAGGCAAATCCTTATTTTTAACCAAAGAAATATCAcgtatttttttagaaaatggcATTTGGATGGTtgcctacaaaaaaaattgtggggCGGTTCTCTGGTGGCGTTGActctcaattctttttttcacgtgagtcacgaaaaaaaataaaaacagtaaAAATCCGATAAAGGAAAAACGAGATGAAGAAGACAACGAACGcgtgtttaaagaaaaacatttgaaaaaatgcaactaacaaattttcttttacatttcaaACATGCAAAGTTGATAAAAAGAACATCAAAGCCAGGATTCTGTTTAGTAACCTTGCTTAAATCTAAAGTAGAGCCTCCCTCTAGCGTCGATGAGTTTCTAATATCGTCTGCAATTTATCCTTTGATCGCTCGAAGATATTCTCTggatgtccttttttttttatttgtctcttttaaacatttcattttgtatCGAACGTCATGTTTCCTCACGTTTGTGATAGACATTGAGTTACGCTGCTGAGTGCTGATTTCTTTTATCCAAAAGAGATCGAAAACAATCCAAAAGGAGACCATCTAGACGAAACTGCAGTTGCCGCCACATGGCCTCGAGGTGAGTTTAACCTTGAAGGTCCATTATTGCATcagccatcttttttttttctttggccatCTTCGCTTTTCAAAATGTACGCACTCACGGCCCGCAGAGACACATTCTCccgaaagaaatttttttttaaatcacggGGAAAAACACAAAGAGGAAAACATTCACGTCacttcctcatttttttttgtgcgttttCTGCCTTGTTCATTCCAGCAGAACCATACGTTCCGGTCGCTATCTAGAAAGTACGTGTATGCAGTACCCCCTCCATATCTTTTAGATTTGTTCCACGCATTtcttagcaaaaaaaaaaaaggttttttctCATCAGGCTGTTGATctctttgattcttttttgtcttgttgtcTGTTTCGTATCTTTCACACGCTAGTCCGTCGACtgggaaagaaaatggttcctcccttttccttttttccttaaacCATCACCTCGGGTATTGCgtgaaaaagattttttccgTGCgggaaacccaaaaaaaaaaaaaaaacgtcatcTGGTCCGTCTTTAGTGCACTCCACCtgccggcctttttttttattgaatggGCGGACATATTTGATGGTGGAAGAGGGAGGGGgtctgtattttttaaaatataaaatccCATTCCCGCTGTTCATCACGATGTTACTCACCCTTTCGTTTGAGGGCCATTTCAAGTGCCCCCTAACTGCAAAGTATACgcgtgtcttttgttttgtcatggGTGTCTCTCCCCCTTCTagatttttcttcccccctgCCAAAGGGAGGGCATTTCTGCGggacttgtttgtttttacgtgaAACATCACCAGGGCATTTGGCCAGAGTCACGAGATTCCAACATTGGGCCTTGTGCCAGTGTTGTCACTCATTTGTTATATACTCCCCAGTATTAGATGCACACACGATGGATTGGGTCGTCCGTCGGAGGAGTCAAAAGACCCCAActaagaaacaagttttttgtatttttttatgtttgggTGGAAAGGGGGGAGGTTAAAGGGAGGAGAACGATCGGGCACATCAAGTCACGAAGGGtgaacgaggaaaaaaaaaagaggatagGAATAATAGCATTCCCCTccactcaaaaaaaaagggggagttTGCATATAGATAGAGAGAGTGTAGTTGCCAGAGGCTAAGGGCTGGTGTAGTGCCTCGAGGGCAACATCCACTACTACTAAACACTACAcctcatcttttcttttttaaaaagccaaacaCGCACtattatgtatttttttttctcaagaaaaagaatagaacgTCCCAAAAGAAAGCAACCCTGGAATGTCTGGGATGACTCCAGGTGAGATGATGatgcctctttttttccccccgtcTTCTCAAACCACGATAGGAGCTCTTTGTTTAGTTTCAGAGCCTGTACGGCTCCTTtcgatttcaattttaataGCGAaggctctgtgtgtgtgtgtagaccTTTCGGTTAGGtctataatttatttttctcccttttttttattcaagtatctctttttctttcaatgtgGAGCCCACCCAAGGTGTTGGCATATTCAAGTGGCGCATTtcggagaaaaaaacatgtcatCAATTCTTTGATTATATGCAAATTGGGTAAAGCAAACGATGATAACGTCACAGTAGAAAAATGTCAACAAGAAGTAGAAAAGCGAAAgggttttcgatttttttaaattggggAGAGGGGATGTCGTGAGAAATGAAAACggacttttgtttttcccgaGAAACGCTTTGTCTTGTTACGTGGTACACCCCGTGTTCGAATGTGTGCACGTAATGCGATTGGATCTCCGATAGAAAATGATTTCCGGCAACATATACGAAAAAACTCGAACGttttcccgcattttttttaaaaacaaagacatCGGGGTCACGCCAACGTGAAAAATTCTTTCACGTCCGTTGACGAttcgtttctctttcgtcAAGGTTAAAGTGTCCAATCTGCTGGACAGCCTTTTCGTTCGTCCTTAATCtctgtcgttttgttttcattcaacaggaacattttgatttgtttttctttttggctctTTAATTTATT from Daphnia carinata strain CSIRO-1 chromosome 6, CSIRO_AGI_Dcar_HiC_V3, whole genome shotgun sequence harbors:
- the LOC130690525 gene encoding uncharacterized protein LOC130690525 — its product is MVKARIPGSSQELYTVSVESVPQYAGGNSKRPGCCKGGRVGKDLLCGVLIALAVICAAVAIFLVVFYVVNGVDNSQAQTSDADQQNGTLDSSPLTRDREEEKKINSLKDSHEWDSSETKDQLSLSSTSLPDVGIHEPQFHVKGEAIYPAYEPVGNPSSGTTAIPAQPVNINANKTKEDEANPPIDIEANSQEIGGKNETTLFVPDDDAIIETPALAANTDAASGQLQTDPAPPVVLLPESTTTIRSVPSTISTTVADVSSERTKESTTTVPVPLPDPVVIAVPEPDTSGFVPVQTKEDLDYEQEQSTDSQTEALSETVPAKPVDAIPAVDTAPWKPIDGSVAIPAVNTEDEVQDRFIVDGKSPVDAQQSVASVEKKNPIVAVTTTTVRTASNVPSVSQLPEEVSQVPVEIVKWEAPAELEEATEFAQMQDLGNMALLLPENRVRTSKPTVPSTSTEQFPSIVSLHSAPASPQCIRRQLPFCRGVLPYSETILPNWVGDTTESERNFSVPYFEIIAESECHPRVQQYACAVLEPPCRGSGISLPPCRQFCRAIAEDCSSYVLSALTLASVLECDQFPQSNDPDVCLNLASTTPEGECLPNEYRCSNDNTCIPERWVCDGRQDCSQGDDEFACSRCREEEFRCENENRCLPKRWRCDGSRDCADGSDERDCPANQECGDGQFRCEDGLSCIPLRRVCDGSNHCRDNSDETNCTSIACQIEDFKCNDTGVCISRKWVCDGNADCKDASDEAQCAREAELDLESDVLIEEMQDQLVPGGNETALNPDTAFNPDKCPLGELLCMSGSTCIRFEQLCDGTRDCADGADETDCGKSSAN